In Micromonospora sp. NBC_01813, the following are encoded in one genomic region:
- a CDS encoding serine hydrolase domain-containing protein: MLVTGAAVLLTIAVALGGTLAGRWTPQLSQLRTGDPELVQRAAPLLTGVRHAASVCYATDEDIRYAHFGSDERKRYEIASLTKTFTGELLADSVARGEVRLDTRVGDLLDLGDAPIADATLQDLATYRSGLGEWGDDTRDDTLRRWWVEDVRAGTVHDIDLPELLDRARQDPLSTRGLFAYSNIGIALLGHALAAAADIDYPTLLRQRLIEPLELVDTRLGTSEYHNRPRGFAENGRRSPPWNLGAYAPAGSGISTIADMCRYAQRLVTADTEEAVEEGLPVARMVADGGDGDGVGLGWYVRRNEDGPVAWKTGRTGGFASMIAIADGRAVVVLSDTASPVDDLVWDLIDRAP, from the coding sequence ATGCTGGTCACTGGCGCCGCCGTGCTGCTCACGATCGCGGTGGCGCTCGGCGGAACACTCGCCGGCCGATGGACCCCGCAGTTGTCGCAGTTGCGTACCGGGGATCCGGAGCTGGTGCAACGGGCCGCGCCGTTGCTGACCGGGGTGCGGCACGCGGCGTCGGTCTGCTACGCCACCGATGAGGACATCCGGTACGCGCACTTCGGATCCGACGAGCGGAAGCGCTACGAGATCGCCTCACTGACCAAGACCTTCACCGGCGAACTGCTGGCCGACTCCGTCGCCCGGGGCGAAGTCCGCCTCGACACCCGGGTCGGCGACCTGCTCGATCTCGGCGACGCCCCGATCGCCGACGCGACCCTGCAGGACCTGGCGACCTACCGCTCCGGGCTGGGCGAATGGGGCGACGACACCCGCGACGATACCCTCCGCCGCTGGTGGGTGGAGGACGTCCGGGCCGGCACCGTCCACGACATCGACCTACCCGAACTTCTCGACCGCGCCCGGCAGGATCCGCTGTCCACCCGAGGGCTGTTCGCCTACTCGAACATCGGGATAGCACTGCTCGGGCATGCGCTCGCCGCCGCTGCGGACATCGACTACCCGACCCTGCTGCGGCAGCGGCTGATCGAGCCACTGGAACTGGTCGACACCCGGCTGGGCACCTCTGAGTACCACAACCGCCCGCGTGGCTTCGCCGAGAACGGCCGGCGCAGCCCGCCGTGGAACCTCGGTGCCTACGCCCCGGCCGGGTCCGGGATCTCCACGATCGCCGACATGTGCCGCTACGCCCAACGGCTGGTCACCGCCGACACCGAGGAGGCGGTCGAGGAAGGGCTGCCCGTCGCGCGGATGGTGGCCGATGGTGGTGACGGCGACGGTGTCGGGCTCGGCTGGTACGTGCGGCGCAACGAGGACGGTCCGGTTGCCTGGAAAACCGGACGGACCGGCGGGTTCGCCAGCATGATCGCCATTGCCGACGGTCGGGCCGTGGTCGTCCTCAGCGACACCGCCAGCCCCGTCGACGACCTGGTGTGGGACCTGATCGACCGTGCGCCCTGA